In Mytilus edulis chromosome 6, xbMytEdul2.2, whole genome shotgun sequence, the following proteins share a genomic window:
- the LOC139526715 gene encoding uncharacterized protein has protein sequence MVHTRIFGCTTQLRYPSLIECNEILISKQEIATPAIARHYKHLHDIEQFIPELDRNAEVMLLIGRYVTAGHHILDQRIGKENEPYAQRLCLGWAIIGETCLGLVHTSDTITVNKTTVLPHGRETNLKPCEYGFRVKDKEPDIGSTVFKQTREDDTLRLSQEDKEFLIVMDNEFHTSENGRLSAPLPFRRDRLKLQNNYHQARQRAENLSRSFKRDPTKQQHFVEFMKNIFVNNHAETATPAREAVANYGLRKAVSDHTYLDTCDDVCHYVNNNFYVDDGLVSGDSPEEIVILIKKTQERLITGGKIRLHKIVSSSSEVVKSFETNGLAESITEIDFNSESTCLQRSLGLCWNVVKDSFTYQLSKEEKSFTKGGLLSVIYGIFDPLGFIAPVILGGRLIMREAVQNSSLDWDDPLPNNLLSDWQRWKQSLQDLETLEIGRPFTSQSLNDSTTEGESHIFSDASKEAISSVAYIRTFDKNGNSQLGFLVGKSKLAPCHGHTIPRLELCGAVLSTELTTFIQNEPKLPLSSTHFYTDGQVVLGYIYNEKRRFYVYVSYRVSKILKGSVTSQWSYVPTELNPSDHRTRP, from the exons ATGGTACATACTCGAATCTTTGGATGCACTACACAACTGAGGTATCCATCTCTGATTGAATGCAACGAAATTCTTATCTCAAAGCAAGAAATAGCTACTCCTGCCATAGCTAGGCACTACAAACATCTACACGATATAGAACAGTTCATACCAGAACTTGATAGGAATGCTGAAGTAATGCTTCTCATAGGACGGTATGTGACCGCCGGTCATCACATTTTAGATCAAAGAATTGGCAAGGAAAACGAACCGTATGCACAACGTCTTTGTCTTGGATGGGCAATAATTGGCGAAACATGCTTAGGCCTAGTACACACTTCAGATACAATCACAGTAAACAAAACAACCGTTCTTCCACACGGAAGAGAGACAAATCTTAAACCATGTGAATATGGTTTCAGAGTGAAAGACAAGGAACCAGATATTGGTAGTACGGTATTCAAACAAACTAGAGAAGATGATACTTTAAGATTGTCTCAAGAGGATAAAGAATTTCTGATCGTTATGGATAATGAATTTCACACATCAGAAAATGGCCGTTTATCAGCACCTTTACCGTTTCGGAGAGATAGACTAAAACTTCAAAATAACTATCATCAGGCAAGACAAAGAGCAGAGAATCTTAGTAGAAGCTTTAAACGAGACCCCACTAAACAACAGCATTTCGTagaatttatgaaaaatatatttgttaataatCACGCAGAAACAGCCACTCCGGCTAGAGAGG CTGTAGCTAATTATGGTTTACGCAAAGCTGTTTCCGATCACACATATTTAGACACATGTGATGATGTATGTCATTATGTAAACAACAATTTTTATGTAGATGATGGTTTGGTGTCAGGCGATAGCCCTGAAGAAATTGTAATTCTCATCAAAAAGACTCAAGAAAGATTAATAACAGGAGGTAAAATTAGACTGCATAAGATAGTTTCAAGTAGTAGTGAGGTAGTAAAGAGTTTTGAAACAAATGGTTTAGCTGAAAGCATTACCGAGATTGACTTTAATTCAGAGTCTACATGTCTACAGAGAAGTTTAGGTTTGTGTTGGAATGTTGTAAAAGACAGTTTCACCTATCAGTTATCTAAAGAGGAGAAATCCTTTACAAAAGGAGGACTGCTTTCAGTAATTTACGGAATATTTGATCCGTTAGGGTTCATAGCTCCTGTAATCCTTGGCGGAAGGTTAATTATGAGAGAAGCAGTACAAAATAGTTCATTAGATTGGGATGATCCGTTGCCCAATAATTTACTCTCTGACTGGCAGAGATGGAAACAGTCCTTACAGGATCTTGAAACATTAGAGATAGGGAGACCTTTCACTAGTCAATCATTGAATGACAGTACTACTGAAGGTGAATCACACATCTTCTCGGACGCATCAAAGGAGGCGATTTCGTCTGTTGCCTATATCCGTACATTTGACAAAAATGGAAATTCACAACTAGGTTTTTTAGTAGGAAAGTCCAAACTGGCTCCGTGTCATGGACATACCATACCGAGGCTGGAATTATGTGGAGCTGTTCTGTCAACTGAGTTAACTACATTTATTCAGAATGAACCAAAATTGCCATTAAGTTCCACACacttttataccgatggtcaggTAGTACTAGGGTATATATACAATGAGAAAAGAAGGTTTTATGTGTATGTCAGCTACCGTGTTAGCAAAATTTTGAAAGGCTCTGTGACATCACAATGGAGCTATGTACCAACAGAGTTAAATCCGTCTGATCATAGAACACGGCCGTGA